The genomic DNA GGTCCACCTCACGATGTACGGGCTTCCCGTCCAGGACGTGGAGACCGACGTGCGCGCCGACCACCGGGAGGGGCCCGTCCTCGTGGTGCTCGGCGCGGAGAAGGTCCCGTTCGAGGTGTACGACCGCGCGGACTACAACGTCGGCGTCACGAACCAGCCCCACTCCGAGGTCGCGGGGCTGGCGGTGTTCCTCGACCGGCTGTTCGAGGGCCGCGAACTCGACCGCGAGTGGGCGGACGCCGACCGCGAGGTCGTCCCGATGGAGACGGGCAAGAAGGTGGTGCCGCTGGACGGGGAGGGGGACGGCGACGAGGGTGGGTCGGCCGGCGACGAGCCGGACGACGGGGCGTAGGCCGCTCCTAGGACTGCCGTGCCCGCTCGCCCGCCAGCATCGGCTCGGTCGTGTCGTCGGTGACGACGAGGCGGTCGAGCTTCGTGTCGTCCTCGCGGAACGCCACCGTCAGTGTGTGCTCGCCGCCCGGGAGTGCGAACGTCCGGGGGCCCTCCTCCCCGGGCACCGACTCCCACTCCCAGCCGCCTCGCGTGCGCATCCCGTCCCAGCGGTGCCACTCGCCCCCGTCGACGCGCACCCAGAACGAGTCGGCGTTCCCGTCGGGCGCCTGCACCCGACCGCGGACGTGGTACTCGCCGCTCGCGACGCGGAACCGGTAGGTGGCGTGGCCCTCGCTCGGCGGCTCGTCCTTCGAGTCGACGCCGCTCGTGGTGATGTACGCGCCACCGGACGCCGAGGCGTCCTCCTCGACCTCCCACGGTCGCTCGATCCCGCCGTCCTCGGCTTCGAGCCACGCCTCGTGCTCGCTCGCGTGTGTCCCCGATTCGAGCAAGCCCGTCACGCGGTCGTCGGACCCGGCCCAAGAGGGCGCGACGCGGCCCTTCACCGCGAGGTCGTACCGGTCGGCGAGCTGCCGGTTCGTCAGCCCGACCACGTCGTCGGCCGAGCCGCCGGTCCACTCCGCGAGTTCGCTCTTCCCGCCCAGTGTCTCCAGCGCCTTCCGGTCCGGGACGGGGACGTGGCCGGGTGCCTGCTCGGCGAAGAACGCCACCCGGTCGTCGAGCTTGATCGGGCCACCGTCGCCGAACAGCCCGCCCGGGTCGAGGTTCTCCAGCTCGTCCAGCGCGAGGACGCAGTTGCCGCCGGCACCGCGCTCGAACGTGCAGTCCCGGACCTGCACCCGGCGGGTGGGGTGGCCGTGTTCGTCCGCGACCACGAGGTTCCGGCGGTTCGCCAGCCGCGTACCCGTGACGCGGGTGACGCCGCGGACCATCGCGCGGACGCCGTCGTCGAAGCCCTCGACGTCGCTGTCCTCGATGGCGACGTGGAACGGGTAGGGGGTGTTGCGGTTGAAGCCGACGCCGTCGGGGCCGCGGCCGCTCACCAGCCGCAGGTTCCGGAGCCGGAGGTTGTTGGAGTACCGAACCGTGACGCCGGCGTTGGCGCCGCGGGCGTTGCCCCGGTCGGGGTCGACGGTCTTCCCCCAGTGGGTGGTGAACGTGCCGATGTCGAACGCGGTGAACCCGTCGACGACGCTCCAGGCGCGGGTCCGGGTGTGGGCGAAGCCGAACTGGTGCCGGGAGACGTCCAGTCCCCCCGCGGAGGCGAAGGCGACGTTGTCGGTCACCGAGCGCAGCGAGACGTACGCCGAGGAGACCTGCCCCTCGTCGACGTGGTCCGACTCGAGCAGTTCGGGCTGGCCCTCGACATGCGCGACGGGGAAGTTCGCGACCGTGCCGCGGCGGTCGTCGATCCCCTCGCCCGGCCCGAGTTCGCGGTCGATGAGCGGCCGGTTCCAGAAGACGAACGCGTGGTAGCGGTGGCCGGCCGCGACGTTCCCCTCGACGGCGACGGCGGGACCCTGGAGCCAGAAGCCGTGACCGCCGTGGCCGAAGTCGTCCACCTTGCCGGGCTTGCCGTCCTCCTTGAACGCGCGGCTGTCGAGGAAGTCGCCGCTCCCCTCGGAACGGAGCGCGAAGTTCCGGCGGAAGGCACCGCGCTCGTTGCCCGCCTCGCTCACGAAGCCCGCGCCGAACACGTCGTGCGTGACGCTCTCCGTGACGACGGCGTGGGCGTGGTGGTTGACGACGCCCCAGCCGGGCGAGCCCCGAACCGAGAGGCCCGTCGCCTCGTGTGGCTCGGCCTCGATGCCCGTCCGATGGTAGTGGAAGGCATACCGGGCCCGCGGGTTCGGGTGCGGCGGGTCCTCGGGCGGGTCGCCGTGCATCGGGTTCGTGAACGCGAACGACTTGTCGGTGCGGCCGCAGTCGCGGAACTCGGCGTACCGCACCGTCGTCGCGGGGGCCATCAGCATCACGTGCCCCCGGCGGGTCGTCTCGGTCGACTCCGAGCGGAAGCGGACGGGGCGGTTCAGCTTCACCACGTAGCTCGGGAGATCGTCTGCGGGCGGGACGTGGTTGTTCGTCAGCGCGCGGTCCAGGTGGACGGTCGTCCCCTCGACGCGCTCGACGCCGACGGCCTCGTCCTCGTTCCAGGCGTCGTCGGGTGCGTCGTCACCGGTGTCGGTGGGGGGTGCCATCCCGGGCACGACGAGGCGGTCGCCCCGGCTCCAGTTCGTCGGCGGCTCCGGGAGTTCGAGCGTCCGGTCGCCCCGCTCGGGGTGGGCCGCGAGCTCGGCCCACGTCGTCGTCTCGGCACCGTGGACGTCGACGCTCCCCATCGCGACGAGGCCCCGCCCCACGAGTTCGGGGTCCCGGTCGCGGTCGAGCGGCCCGCTGTCGAGGAAGGTCACCTCGGC from Haloglomus litoreum includes the following:
- a CDS encoding tRNA (cytidine(56)-2'-O)-methyltransferase, which produces MQGEPEVAVLRLGHRPGRDDRMTTHVGLTARALGADRVVLPDEATGPADTIRDITGRFGGPFEVEVREDWRPVLRDWPGVVVHLTMYGLPVQDVETDVRADHREGPVLVVLGAEKVPFEVYDRADYNVGVTNQPHSEVAGLAVFLDRLFEGRELDREWADADREVVPMETGKKVVPLDGEGDGDEGGSAGDEPDDGA
- a CDS encoding G8 domain-containing protein, translated to MTEDEPGSGDGPTDGRTARAPAGAGGPDADGKHRGRGDAAAAAAAATGRDGRLLPDGGRPGPDRRTLLTLVGAGLTGAALARGDDVLDAANAVTGAFGGRTPPEGETGHADGAALALVPPKRATHRAVRSGAWDDPGTWDGGVPDDGARVHVPGDAAVTVRSRDPARLDWVRVDGLLEFDPRVDTGLRVEDLVTTPGSVLRIGHEDTPVGPETTAEVTFLDSGPLDRDRDPELVGRGLVAMGSVDVHGAETTTWAELAAHPERGDRTLELPEPPTNWSRGDRLVVPGMAPPTDTGDDAPDDAWNEDEAVGVERVEGTTVHLDRALTNNHVPPADDLPSYVVKLNRPVRFRSESTETTRRGHVMLMAPATTVRYAEFRDCGRTDKSFAFTNPMHGDPPEDPPHPNPRARYAFHYHRTGIEAEPHEATGLSVRGSPGWGVVNHHAHAVVTESVTHDVFGAGFVSEAGNERGAFRRNFALRSEGSGDFLDSRAFKEDGKPGKVDDFGHGGHGFWLQGPAVAVEGNVAAGHRYHAFVFWNRPLIDRELGPGEGIDDRRGTVANFPVAHVEGQPELLESDHVDEGQVSSAYVSLRSVTDNVAFASAGGLDVSRHQFGFAHTRTRAWSVVDGFTAFDIGTFTTHWGKTVDPDRGNARGANAGVTVRYSNNLRLRNLRLVSGRGPDGVGFNRNTPYPFHVAIEDSDVEGFDDGVRAMVRGVTRVTGTRLANRRNLVVADEHGHPTRRVQVRDCTFERGAGGNCVLALDELENLDPGGLFGDGGPIKLDDRVAFFAEQAPGHVPVPDRKALETLGGKSELAEWTGGSADDVVGLTNRQLADRYDLAVKGRVAPSWAGSDDRVTGLLESGTHASEHEAWLEAEDGGIERPWEVEEDASASGGAYITTSGVDSKDEPPSEGHATYRFRVASGEYHVRGRVQAPDGNADSFWVRVDGGEWHRWDGMRTRGGWEWESVPGEEGPRTFALPGGEHTLTVAFREDDTKLDRLVVTDDTTEPMLAGERARQS